One genomic segment of Methanothermococcus okinawensis IH1 includes these proteins:
- a CDS encoding MGMT family protein translates to MDFKEKCYKLVKKIPKGKITTYKEIAEALGTKGYRAVGNALHNNPNLVVIPCHRVVKSNGEVGGYVEGIERKIELLKKEGIPIKNNRIINFEKYFFRLNKKFK, encoded by the coding sequence ATGGACTTTAAAGAAAAGTGCTATAAACTTGTTAAAAAGATTCCAAAAGGAAAAATAACAACATATAAAGAAATTGCAGAAGCTCTTGGAACTAAGGGATATAGGGCTGTTGGAAATGCACTACACAATAATCCAAATCTTGTAGTGATTCCATGCCATAGGGTGGTTAAATCGAATGGTGAAGTTGGAGGATATGTGGAGGGAATAGAAAGAAAAATAGAGCTCCTAAAAAAAGAAGGCATTCCAATCAAAAATAACAGAATAATAAATTTTGAAAAATACTTTTTTAGATTAAATAAAAAATTTAAATAA
- a CDS encoding endonuclease III domain-containing protein has protein sequence MDLMKIYNKLLSHFGIQYWWPAETKYEVVIGAIITQNISWKNVEKALNNLKNEDLIDEKRILKINTEKLKELIKPAGFYNIKAERLKNITKYIVDNYKTTDELAKTEKDTNILRNELLNIKGVGKETADSILLYALDRKIFVVDAYTRRIFSRYGIINKDMDYDEIRLIFEDNIIPSLNIYKEYHALIVELGKNYCKKKNPLCNTCPLNLYCRKLFNKFY, from the coding sequence ATGGATTTAATGAAGATATATAATAAATTACTCTCGCACTTTGGAATTCAGTATTGGTGGCCTGCTGAAACAAAATATGAGGTTGTAATAGGAGCCATCATTACTCAAAACATATCGTGGAAAAATGTTGAAAAGGCATTAAATAATTTAAAAAATGAGGATTTAATTGATGAGAAAAGAATTTTAAAAATAAACACCGAAAAATTGAAGGAATTAATAAAACCTGCTGGATTTTACAACATAAAAGCGGAACGGTTAAAAAATATAACTAAATATATTGTTGATAATTATAAAACCACAGATGAGTTGGCAAAAACAGAAAAAGATACTAACATATTGAGAAATGAACTATTGAATATAAAAGGTGTTGGAAAAGAAACAGCTGATAGTATATTACTTTATGCATTGGATAGAAAGATATTTGTGGTTGATGCATATACAAGGCGGATATTTAGTAGATATGGAATTATCAATAAAGATATGGATTATGACGAAATCCGTTTAATTTTTGAAGATAATATTATACCAAGTCTAAATATATATAAGGAATATCATGCATTAATTGTAGAGCTCGGAAAAAATTATTGCAAAAAGAAAAATCCCCTTTGTAATACCTGCCCATTAAATTTATACTGTAGAAAACTATTTAATAAATTCTATTAA
- a CDS encoding P-II family nitrogen regulator — protein sequence MKKVEAVIRPERMDIVKNALAEAGYVGMTVDEVKGRGIQGGITERYRGREYVVDLIPKVKIELVVKEKDVENVIKIICENAKTGNPGDGKIFVMPVETVVRVRTGERNHDAV from the coding sequence ATGAAAAAGGTTGAGGCAGTAATTAGACCTGAAAGAATGGATATTGTTAAAAATGCATTGGCAGAAGCTGGATATGTTGGTATGACTGTTGATGAAGTTAAAGGTAGGGGTATTCAGGGAGGAATTACCGAAAGATACAGAGGAAGAGAGTATGTTGTTGATTTAATTCCTAAGGTAAAAATAGAGTTGGTAGTTAAAGAAAAAGATGTGGAAAATGTAATTAAAATTATCTGCGAAAATGCAAAAACTGGAAATCCCGGCGATGGAAAAATATTCGTTATGCCTGTTGAAACAGTTGTAAGGGTAAGAACTGGCGAAAGAAATCACGATGCAGTATAA
- a CDS encoding P-II family nitrogen regulator, whose protein sequence is MKKVEAVIRPERMDIVKNALAEAGYVGMTVDEVKGRGIQGGITERYRGREYVVDLIPKVKIELVVKEKDVENVIKIICENAKTGNPGDGKIFVMPVETVVRVRTGERNENAI, encoded by the coding sequence ATGAAAAAGGTTGAGGCAGTAATTAGACCTGAAAGAATGGATATTGTTAAAAATGCATTGGCAGAAGCTGGATATGTTGGTATGACTGTTGATGAAGTTAAAGGTAGAGGTATTCAGGGAGGAATTACCGAAAGATACAGAGGAAGAGAGTATGTTGTTGATTTAATTCCTAAGGTAAAAATAGAGTTGGTAGTTAAAGAAAAAGATGTGGAAAATGTAATTAAAATTATCTGCGAAAATGCAAAAACTGGAAATCCCGGCGATGGAAAAATATTCGTTATGCCTGTTGAAACAGTTGTAAGGGTAAGAACTGGCGAAAGAAATGAAAATGCTATTTAA
- a CDS encoding PRC-barrel domain-containing protein — protein sequence MAIKISEILGKEVYTTKGLYVGKTYDAMVDIEKSSVSGIVISDASKGCLKDNVSDPTKKIVLPYRIVESIGNIILIKPPATERKLV from the coding sequence ATGGCAATTAAAATTAGCGAAATATTGGGTAAAGAGGTATATACAACAAAAGGACTTTATGTTGGAAAAACCTATGATGCTATGGTAGATATTGAAAAATCGTCTGTAAGTGGCATTGTAATATCCGATGCATCAAAAGGTTGTTTAAAAGATAATGTAAGTGACCCCACTAAAAAAATAGTTCTTCCATATAGGATAGTGGAGTCAATAGGTAATATCATATTAATAAAACCACCTGCAACGGAAAGAAAATTAGTATAA
- a CDS encoding DUF2100 domain-containing protein, translating to MNRLNDSKILIKKAVNTIDKLDYELKLKNNTKTKTISESKSISYKDAKSGTINVDEFKKAVYAIIEADDYLYKKAPLHNLNDDEAKMFCKLVFQTQKHLNNVLKAFGFEFEEGAQLDESALYIVSNKKLLKNLKNKMPNLNIISTEGILEAEDMKVINPNMPEGALKGIEKKCNITKEQITKLINKLNPSKVIVIVDDSNKADELIYIRAKELYGAEKISIDDIDL from the coding sequence ATGAACAGATTAAATGATTCAAAAATACTTATAAAAAAGGCAGTAAATACAATAGATAAGTTAGATTATGAATTGAAATTAAAAAATAACACTAAAACCAAAACCATTTCAGAATCTAAAAGTATATCATATAAAGATGCTAAATCTGGAACTATCAATGTAGATGAATTTAAAAAGGCAGTTTATGCAATTATTGAGGCAGATGATTACCTTTACAAAAAAGCACCGCTACATAATTTAAATGATGATGAGGCTAAGATGTTTTGTAAATTAGTATTCCAAACTCAAAAGCATCTTAACAATGTATTAAAGGCATTTGGATTTGAGTTTGAAGAAGGAGCTCAGTTGGATGAAAGTGCATTATATATTGTAAGCAACAAGAAATTGTTAAAAAATCTAAAAAATAAAATGCCAAATTTAAATATAATTTCCACAGAGGGCATTTTGGAAGCCGAAGATATGAAAGTCATAAATCCAAATATGCCAGAAGGAGCTCTTAAAGGCATTGAAAAAAAATGTAATATAACCAAAGAGCAAATAACCAAATTGATAAATAAATTAAATCCTTCCAAGGTCATTGTAATTGTGGATGATAGCAATAAAGCAGATGAATTAATATATATAAGGGCAAAAGAACTATATGGTGCTGAAAAAATAAGTATTGATGATATTGATTTATAA
- a CDS encoding ammonium transporter: MVTADLFANATTIHSIVQALTTMANASDVFFLVVMGVLVFMMQWGFAMLEGGQVRKKNANNVMMKNMVDWLIGCVSWLFIGGVLCSSGFDISAYTSWWGQILGTNWPNNGLDLANWFFGLVFAATAATIVSGGVAERIKFGAYVIISIVITALLYPLFVYLGPWGASIVPWHDYAGSLVVHGLGGFLGLGAIAALGPRVGRFINGKAVPILGHNIPMAVFGAFALAIGWYGFNVGSSLALGNVSGLVCATTTLAMAGGGIGALVMSKNDVLFTANGIVAGLVAICSGTDVVSPIGGLIIGLLAGLQVPITYKLIENSGLDDVCGIVPVHGVAGVVGAICTGIFGMTALGGAGGISLIDQIIASIFCIVYGTGLGYILAKIVGLVMGGLRVSEEDEKRGLDLAEHKLPAYPEEELL; encoded by the coding sequence ATGGTTACAGCAGATTTATTTGCAAATGCAACAACTATACATTCAATAGTCCAGGCTTTGACTACCATGGCTAATGCTTCGGATGTGTTCTTCCTTGTTGTTATGGGAGTCCTTGTTTTTATGATGCAGTGGGGCTTTGCAATGCTCGAAGGAGGACAGGTTAGGAAGAAAAATGCCAACAATGTTATGATGAAAAACATGGTAGATTGGTTGATTGGCTGTGTTTCATGGTTGTTTATAGGTGGTGTTTTATGTTCATCAGGTTTTGACATCTCAGCATATACAAGCTGGTGGGGTCAAATATTGGGCACAAATTGGCCAAATAATGGTTTAGATTTAGCAAACTGGTTCTTTGGTTTAGTATTCGCAGCAACCGCAGCAACAATTGTATCAGGAGGGGTCGCTGAGAGGATAAAATTTGGAGCCTATGTTATCATATCAATAGTAATTACAGCATTGTTATATCCATTGTTTGTATATTTAGGTCCATGGGGGGCAAGTATAGTTCCATGGCATGATTATGCTGGAAGTTTGGTAGTCCATGGATTAGGTGGATTTTTAGGGTTAGGTGCTATTGCAGCATTAGGTCCAAGGGTTGGAAGATTTATCAACGGAAAAGCAGTGCCAATATTGGGACATAATATTCCAATGGCAGTATTTGGGGCATTTGCATTGGCTATTGGTTGGTATGGATTCAATGTAGGTAGTTCATTAGCATTAGGTAATGTATCGGGGTTAGTATGTGCAACTACTACACTTGCTATGGCAGGTGGTGGTATTGGTGCCCTTGTAATGTCAAAAAATGATGTATTATTTACGGCAAATGGTATAGTTGCAGGTCTTGTGGCAATCTGTTCGGGAACTGATGTTGTAAGTCCAATAGGGGGGTTAATAATAGGATTATTGGCAGGTCTCCAAGTCCCTATAACTTACAAACTTATTGAAAATAGTGGATTGGATGATGTTTGTGGTATAGTCCCAGTTCATGGAGTTGCAGGGGTTGTAGGGGCTATCTGTACAGGGATATTTGGAATGACTGCATTAGGTGGAGCAGGAGGAATTAGTTTAATAGACCAAATAATAGCATCAATATTTTGTATAGTATATGGAACAGGTCTTGGATATATATTGGCTAAAATAGTAGGATTAGTTATGGGTGGTCTTAGAGTATCAGAGGAAGATGAGAAAAGAGGTCTTGACTTGGCAGAACATAAATTACCTGCATATCCTGAGGAAGAATTACTTTAA
- a CDS encoding SemiSWEET transporter codes for MALDFTIIGYIAGTLTTFASLPQLIKSLKTKDMKGISPYFVMSFTTGLFLWLIYGLFRNDYPIIIFNIISLMFWIPLLYLSLMDNLKNKIKINIK; via the coding sequence ATGGCTTTGGACTTTACAATTATTGGATATATAGCAGGCACATTAACGACATTTGCATCGCTCCCTCAATTGATTAAGTCATTAAAAACGAAAGATATGAAGGGGATATCACCATATTTTGTAATGTCATTTACAACAGGGTTATTTTTATGGCTAATATACGGGTTATTTAGAAATGATTACCCGATAATCATATTCAATATTATTTCCCTTATGTTTTGGATACCTCTTTTATATCTATCTTTAATGGATAATTTAAAAAATAAAATAAAAATAAATATAAAATAA
- a CDS encoding ammonium transporter yields the protein MSGLDVFFFLWAASLIFFMKAGFVALEIGQFSHKNAAYHCVLKLVDLFAVFIGYLFIGYGISYGFEHIMPLITGTFDVDVGAQWMKMVMFAAAAVTIITGGVAERIKILPYFIGALLVGGILYPIVEHLVWGGGFASLGIPFTDYAGSGAVHLFGGLVGLTAAWALGPRLRKYINGIPQALPGHNIPLAVLGAFILAFGWYGFNIGSASGVGNGLELVQVAIATTMALAGGIAGGALSSRNDPLYTANGMCAGLVAVCSGVNLYTPIGALIVGLLAGLQQPYTYKFIEEKLKIDDVCAIGPVHAMSGFIGVICAGIPFLLRDPSATSFIGQTVGAIVIALIAIIGGIIIYKGLDLAIGLRVSEKEEKNGLDESILQVRAYSELD from the coding sequence ATGTCTGGTTTGGATGTGTTCTTCTTTTTATGGGCAGCATCATTAATATTTTTCATGAAAGCTGGTTTTGTTGCATTGGAAATTGGTCAGTTTAGCCATAAAAATGCGGCTTATCACTGTGTTTTAAAATTAGTTGATTTATTTGCAGTGTTTATTGGATATTTATTTATTGGATATGGAATATCCTATGGATTTGAACATATTATGCCATTGATAACTGGAACATTTGATGTTGATGTAGGAGCTCAGTGGATGAAAATGGTGATGTTTGCAGCGGCGGCTGTAACCATTATTACAGGTGGAGTTGCTGAGAGAATAAAGATTCTTCCGTATTTTATAGGTGCATTGCTTGTAGGTGGTATTCTATATCCAATAGTGGAACATCTCGTATGGGGTGGAGGATTTGCAAGTTTAGGCATACCCTTTACAGACTATGCTGGAAGTGGAGCAGTTCATTTATTTGGCGGTTTGGTTGGATTAACTGCGGCATGGGCGTTGGGACCAAGACTCAGAAAATATATAAATGGTATTCCTCAGGCATTACCTGGTCATAACATTCCACTTGCTGTTTTAGGTGCATTTATATTGGCATTTGGATGGTATGGATTTAATATAGGAAGTGCTTCAGGTGTTGGTAATGGCTTAGAGCTCGTGCAGGTTGCAATAGCTACAACCATGGCACTTGCCGGCGGTATTGCTGGGGGAGCTCTAAGTTCAAGAAATGACCCGCTTTATACTGCAAACGGGATGTGTGCAGGACTTGTTGCAGTATGCAGTGGAGTTAATTTATACACTCCAATAGGAGCTCTAATTGTTGGGCTATTGGCAGGATTGCAGCAGCCATATACCTACAAATTTATTGAAGAAAAGTTAAAAATAGATGATGTATGTGCCATTGGACCTGTTCATGCCATGAGTGGATTTATAGGGGTAATCTGTGCAGGTATTCCATTTTTGTTAAGAGACCCATCGGCAACATCATTTATCGGTCAGACAGTAGGGGCAATAGTAATTGCTTTAATAGCCATAATTGGTGGTATAATTATATATAAGGGGCTTGATTTGGCAATAGGTTTAAGAGTTTCCGAAAAAGAAGAAAAAAATGGGCTTGATGAAAGTATTCTTCAAGTAAGGGCATACTCTGAATTGGATTAA
- a CDS encoding ornithine cyclodeaminase — MFAREIELRGHIIDNLILPKAFDTILELEGDYKVLEFDIGKRKTDPSYAKLLVIGKNQSHLDRILEELQNIGAEIPEIEDVEVKAAERDKVLPDGFYSTTNHPTYIKYNGEWILVEKPKMDAVIVVYPDEKRAETKVMRDVKKGDLVVVGHKGIRVMPPERPREKGELFEFMNSEVSAEKPKQAIIRKIANEMYQIREEYRKTGKGGIAVVGGPAIIHTGGAPALAKLIKMGYVQALLAGNALATHDMESVLYGTSLGVDIKTGKPVLGGHKHHIYTINTIMKAGSIKNAVEQGVLKKGIMYECVKNNVPYVLAGSIRDDGPLPDVIPNTIEAQNKMREAILDKKMVIMMATLLHSIATGNLMPSYIKTVCVDINSDAVTKLMDRGTSQAIGVVTDVGVFITLLVEELERMEMERK, encoded by the coding sequence ATGTTTGCTAGGGAAATCGAATTAAGGGGACATATTATTGATAATTTAATACTTCCAAAGGCATTTGATACAATATTGGAGCTCGAGGGGGATTATAAAGTATTAGAATTTGATATAGGAAAAAGAAAAACCGACCCGTCCTATGCAAAGTTGCTTGTAATAGGAAAAAATCAATCTCATCTCGATAGAATACTTGAAGAGCTACAAAATATAGGGGCAGAAATTCCAGAAATTGAAGATGTAGAGGTAAAAGCTGCTGAAAGAGACAAAGTCTTACCAGATGGATTTTATTCAACAACCAATCATCCAACATATATAAAATATAATGGGGAATGGATATTGGTAGAAAAGCCAAAAATGGATGCTGTAATTGTAGTATATCCTGATGAAAAAAGGGCAGAAACAAAGGTTATGAGAGATGTTAAAAAGGGCGATTTGGTTGTTGTAGGTCATAAAGGTATAAGGGTAATGCCACCAGAAAGACCTAGGGAAAAAGGAGAATTATTTGAATTTATGAACTCTGAGGTATCTGCTGAAAAGCCTAAACAGGCAATTATAAGAAAAATAGCAAATGAAATGTATCAAATAAGAGAGGAATATAGAAAAACAGGAAAAGGAGGTATAGCTGTTGTGGGAGGTCCTGCTATAATACATACAGGCGGAGCTCCTGCTCTTGCAAAGTTAATCAAAATGGGTTATGTGCAGGCACTTCTTGCGGGGAATGCTCTTGCAACTCATGATATGGAAAGCGTTTTATATGGAACATCTCTTGGTGTAGATATAAAAACTGGAAAGCCTGTCCTTGGAGGTCATAAACACCATATATACACCATAAATACTATTATGAAAGCAGGAAGTATCAAAAATGCCGTTGAACAGGGGGTACTTAAAAAAGGGATTATGTATGAATGCGTAAAAAATAATGTTCCTTATGTGCTTGCAGGTAGTATAAGAGATGATGGACCACTTCCAGATGTTATTCCAAATACAATCGAAGCTCAAAACAAAATGAGAGAGGCAATACTTGATAAAAAAATGGTTATTATGATGGCTACCTTATTACATTCCATAGCTACTGGAAATCTAATGCCTTCATATATAAAAACTGTATGTGTAGATATTAATTCGGATGCCGTAACAAAACTGATGGATAGGGGAACATCCCAAGCTATTGGAGTAGTAACTGATGTAGGGGTGTTTATAACATTACTTGTAGAGGAGCTCGAAAGAATGGAAATGGAAAGAAAATAA